In Rahnella variigena, one DNA window encodes the following:
- the rutD gene encoding pyrimidine utilization protein D gives MYYKILGKKNADAETVVLSSGLGGSGGFWQPQLAMLAEHFRVVVYDQHGTGISQGTVPAGYRMEDMADELAGMLNELEISRCHLVGHALGGIIGLHLALRYPALLQSLVVINGWTKLDSQTRRCFEVRQNLLLNSGVDAYVQAQPLFLYPGDWLSEHEALLQEERQHQVAHFQGMENLLHRLQALMDSDLTDSLGQVIAPTLAFSAKDDLLVPWSRSVDLASRLPQGEHTQMLYGGHAMSVTDPETFNPILLDWLRRHSAQAPATPSGHLPTETSWPKH, from the coding sequence ATGTATTACAAGATACTGGGTAAGAAAAATGCTGATGCAGAAACCGTCGTACTTTCTTCCGGCCTCGGCGGTTCCGGCGGCTTCTGGCAGCCACAGCTGGCGATGCTCGCGGAACATTTTCGCGTAGTGGTTTACGATCAGCACGGTACCGGCATCAGTCAGGGCACGGTGCCCGCCGGTTACCGCATGGAAGACATGGCCGATGAGCTGGCAGGCATGCTCAACGAGCTGGAAATCAGCCGCTGTCATCTGGTCGGTCACGCTCTCGGCGGCATTATCGGCCTGCATCTTGCCCTGCGATATCCGGCATTGCTGCAAAGTCTGGTGGTGATTAACGGCTGGACGAAGCTCGACAGCCAGACGCGGCGCTGTTTTGAAGTGCGGCAGAATCTGCTGCTCAACAGCGGCGTGGATGCCTATGTGCAGGCGCAACCGCTGTTTCTGTATCCGGGTGACTGGCTTTCTGAACATGAGGCGTTATTGCAGGAAGAGCGCCAGCATCAGGTGGCGCATTTTCAGGGGATGGAAAACCTGCTGCACCGTTTGCAGGCGCTGATGGATTCGGACCTGACGGACAGCCTGGGTCAGGTGATTGCCCCGACGCTGGCCTTCAGCGCTAAAGACGATTTGCTGGTGCCGTGGTCGCGGTCGGTGGATCTGGCTTCCCGCCTGCCCCAGGGCGAACACACACAAATGCTGTACGGCGGCCATGCCATGAGCGTGACCGACCCGGAAACCTTTAACCCGATTTTACTGGACTGGCTGCGGCGGCATTCAGCGCAAGCGCCCGCTACGCCGTCCGGTCACCTGCCCACGGAGACATCATGGCCGAAGCATTAA
- the rutC gene encoding pyrimidine utilization protein C, giving the protein MPKSAIIPAGSGVPLAPFVPGTLADGVVYVSGTLPFDKDNNVVHVGDAAAQTRHVLEIIKSVIETAGGTMDDVTMNSIFITDWANYGAVNQVYAEYFPGEKPARFCIQCGLVKPDALIEIASIAHIGK; this is encoded by the coding sequence ATGCCTAAAAGCGCCATTATTCCGGCTGGCAGCGGCGTTCCGCTGGCACCTTTTGTTCCGGGCACTCTCGCCGATGGCGTGGTGTATGTTTCCGGCACCCTGCCGTTTGATAAAGATAATAACGTGGTGCATGTCGGCGATGCCGCCGCGCAAACCCGTCATGTGCTGGAGATCATCAAAAGCGTGATCGAAACCGCAGGCGGCACCATGGATGACGTCACCATGAACTCGATTTTCATCACCGACTGGGCAAATTACGGCGCAGTGAATCAGGTGTATGCCGAATATTTTCCGGGAGAAAAACCAGCACGTTTCTGCATTCAGTGCGGGCTGGTGAAACCGGATGCGCTGATCGAAATCGCGTCCATCGCCCATATCGGCAAATAA
- the rutB gene encoding pyrimidine utilization protein B, translating to MMNVVENQTVVRREPQNTGEETILTARPEAIAFTPQQTALIVVDMQNAYASQGGYLDLAGFDVSATAPVIANIKVAIAAARAAGIKVIFFQNGWDNQYVEAGGAGSPNFHKSNALKTMRKRPELMGKLLAKGDWDYELVDELQPQPGDIVLPKPRYSGFFNTQLDSLLRSYGIHHLVFTGIATNVCVESTLRDGFFLEYFGVVLEDATHQAGPEFAQKAAIYNIETFFGWVSSVRNFCDAVGYNTEQNAA from the coding sequence ATGATGAACGTCGTTGAGAATCAAACTGTGGTCCGCCGTGAACCCCAAAATACCGGCGAGGAAACGATCCTCACAGCACGTCCTGAAGCCATTGCTTTCACGCCGCAACAAACGGCGCTGATCGTGGTGGATATGCAAAACGCCTATGCCTCACAGGGCGGTTATCTGGATCTGGCGGGCTTTGACGTTTCCGCCACCGCGCCGGTGATTGCCAATATCAAAGTGGCGATTGCTGCCGCCCGTGCCGCCGGTATCAAAGTGATTTTCTTCCAGAACGGCTGGGACAACCAGTATGTCGAAGCTGGCGGTGCCGGTTCGCCGAACTTCCATAAATCCAACGCACTGAAAACTATGCGCAAGCGCCCGGAACTGATGGGTAAACTGCTGGCGAAAGGCGACTGGGATTATGAACTGGTCGACGAACTTCAGCCGCAACCTGGCGACATTGTGTTGCCCAAACCGCGCTACAGCGGCTTCTTCAATACCCAGCTCGACAGCCTGCTGCGCAGTTACGGTATTCATCATCTGGTCTTCACCGGCATCGCCACCAACGTGTGCGTCGAATCCACGCTGCGCGACGGGTTCTTTCTGGAATATTTCGGCGTAGTGCTGGAAGACGCCACCCATCAGGCCGGACCGGAATTCGCGCAAAAAGCCGCGATTTATAACATCGAAACCTTCTTTGGCTGGGTCTCCAGCGTGCGCAATTTCTGCGACGCCGTAGGCTACAACACTGAACAAAACGCGGCCTGA
- the rutA gene encoding pyrimidine utilization protein A codes for MKIGVFIPIGNNGWLISETAPQYKPTFELNKTIVQKAEHYHFDFALSMIKLRGFGGKTEFWEHNMESFTLMAGLAAVTSRIQLYATAATLVMPPAIVARMAATIDSISNGRFGVNVVTGWQKPEYEQMGMWPGDDYFTRRYDYLTEYVSVLRDLWGTGHCTLDGEFFKMDDCRVSPRPQSEMKVICAGQSDAGMAFSAKHADFNFCFGKGVNTPTAFAPTAARMKTAAEAENRDVSSYVLFMVIADETDAAARAKWELYKDGADADALAWLTDQSSKDTKSGADTNVRQMADPTSAVNINMGTLVGSYASVARMLDEIDTVPGAGGVLLTFDDFVQGIENFGRYIQPLMKTRQHIGTEQKEVA; via the coding sequence ATGAAAATCGGTGTCTTTATTCCTATCGGCAACAACGGCTGGTTAATTTCAGAAACTGCGCCGCAGTACAAACCGACCTTCGAACTGAACAAAACTATCGTGCAGAAAGCGGAGCACTACCATTTCGATTTCGCGCTGTCGATGATCAAACTGCGCGGCTTCGGTGGCAAAACCGAATTTTGGGAACACAACATGGAGTCATTCACGCTGATGGCCGGTCTTGCCGCCGTGACCTCCCGCATCCAGCTTTACGCCACCGCCGCCACGCTCGTGATGCCTCCGGCGATCGTGGCGCGCATGGCTGCCACTATCGACTCAATCTCTAATGGCCGTTTCGGCGTGAATGTCGTCACCGGCTGGCAGAAACCAGAATACGAACAAATGGGCATGTGGCCGGGCGACGACTATTTCACCCGCCGCTATGACTACCTGACCGAATACGTCAGCGTTCTGCGCGACCTGTGGGGCACCGGCCACTGCACGCTCGACGGCGAGTTCTTCAAAATGGACGACTGCCGCGTCAGCCCCCGTCCGCAGAGCGAAATGAAAGTGATCTGCGCAGGCCAGAGCGATGCCGGCATGGCGTTCTCCGCCAAACACGCCGACTTCAACTTCTGCTTCGGTAAAGGCGTTAACACGCCGACCGCCTTTGCGCCAACCGCTGCGCGCATGAAAACGGCGGCAGAAGCTGAAAACCGCGACGTGTCCTCTTATGTCCTGTTTATGGTGATTGCCGACGAAACCGATGCCGCTGCCCGTGCCAAATGGGAGTTATATAAAGACGGTGCCGATGCCGATGCGCTGGCGTGGCTCACCGATCAGAGCAGCAAAGACACCAAATCCGGAGCCGATACCAACGTCCGCCAGATGGCTGATCCAACTTCTGCGGTCAATATCAACATGGGCACACTGGTGGGTTCTTACGCCAGCGTCGCCAGAATGCTCGATGAAATCGACACCGTGCCTGGCGCAGGCGGCGTGCTGCTGACCTTTGATGATTTTGTGCAAGGCATTGAAAACTTCGGCCGTTACATCCAGCCATTAATGAAAACCCGCCAGCACATCGGCACTGAGCAGAAAGAGGTCGCATGA
- the rutR gene encoding HTH-type transcriptional regulator RutR has product MKPLVEPPQPAAGEKKSRHTAAKTPTRRSRAVAAKRGNIMAAALEFFSLYGIHGTSLDQVAERADVSKTNLLYYFPSKEDLYIAVLKGLLDIWLAPLKALQSDQHPLEAIREYIRLKLCVSRDHPQASRLFCLEMVQGAPLLKQELGGSLKTLVEDKSDVIRGWIKDELIAPVDPMQLIFMLWATTQHYADFGVQVEAITGKTLSDPEFFEQTVNNVQHIITEGIQLRA; this is encoded by the coding sequence GTGAAGCCATTGGTCGAACCTCCGCAGCCTGCCGCCGGAGAGAAAAAATCCCGTCATACGGCGGCGAAAACCCCGACGCGTCGCTCGCGGGCGGTCGCTGCCAAGCGTGGCAATATCATGGCGGCAGCGCTGGAATTCTTTTCGTTGTACGGCATTCATGGCACCAGTCTGGATCAGGTTGCCGAGCGCGCCGATGTGTCCAAAACCAACCTGCTGTATTACTTCCCGTCAAAAGAAGATTTGTATATTGCGGTACTGAAAGGGCTGCTGGATATCTGGCTGGCGCCGCTAAAAGCATTGCAGTCTGATCAGCATCCGCTGGAAGCGATACGCGAATATATCCGCCTGAAACTGTGTGTATCCCGTGACCATCCGCAGGCATCGCGGCTGTTTTGTCTGGAGATGGTGCAGGGCGCGCCGTTACTGAAACAGGAACTGGGCGGCAGCCTGAAAACGCTGGTGGAAGATAAATCGGATGTTATTCGCGGCTGGATCAAAGATGAGCTGATCGCACCGGTTGATCCGATGCAGCTGATTTTTATGCTGTGGGCAACCACCCAGCATTATGCGGACTTTGGCGTACAGGTTGAGGCTATCACCGGTAAAACGCTCAGCGATCCTGAGTTTTTTGAACAGACGGTGAATAACGTGCAGCACATTATTACCGAAGGCATTCAGCTTCGGGCTTAA